The following proteins are co-located in the Pomacea canaliculata isolate SZHN2017 linkage group LG10, ASM307304v1, whole genome shotgun sequence genome:
- the LOC112573628 gene encoding uncharacterized protein LOC112573628: MQAALVILAVAWTLRAHAFEELPAIEVDEASGITLDESGKEFPFVPDHVVAEGLTVQNTQFMSTVMMFLERMSNEMSLLKEQAVKDREIIANLSSSVQVLTQKVASLDVEVEVMAELVTEYRNINNRLSMLERYAGKIANEDKVQGSGDLGSELDPIFPTEDPKVDGEPLYETITEGESREGSREGIGEKTREGSGEHIGEESADGSEHDGEPTLRIEDFPEELRKWICITGECGDDISEESQEGSGEDGEKPILEFDAITRGSSLITSLVITKNRKIVMVDFAQKKVRVASLDAPTKVGAGLSLDQTPWSLALLDDGLVAVSTEDKHVMYIVNISTPEPTLVSRVRTKRAYRGIAPGPGDMLVVSSPKDPQNSSPATVDVISRDGHVTWSVSDRRMDKPFFVTSFRDEFYVSDWGSHTVYILTLHSGSVKTMFNNLDLSHLEMYQPRVVAFDEAGNMYVASGGRVCAESYHDDGWCVLVITRTGHWKNLINFNGSYDTKWPYGISLTPTGILVSWGSWRNGGWQSELTAYSLPSSIKQQIGQLRGGHY; the protein is encoded by the exons CTCATGCGTTTGAGGAGTTACCCGCCATTGAGGTCGACGAAGCCAGCGGAATTACTTTGGATGAATCAGGGAAAGAATTCCCTTTTGTACCTGATCACGTGGTTGCAGAAGGCTTGACAGTACAGAATACCCAGTTCATGTCCACGGTGATGATGTTCTTAGAGCGGATGAGCAACGAAATGTCTCTCCTCAAAGAACAAGCCGTTAAAGACAGAGAAATCATCGCAAACCTGTCTTCGTCCGTCCAGGTCCTGACGCAGAAGGTCGCCAGCCTCGATGTGGAAGTCGAGGTCATGGCAGAGTTGGTGACAGAGTACAGGAACATCAACAACAGACTGTCGATGCTGGAAAGATACGCAGGGAAGATTGCGAATGAAGACAAAGTTCAGGGATCCGGGGATCTGGGATCCGAGCTAGACCCGATTTTCCCTACCGAAGACCCAAAGGTGGATGGAGAACCGCTTTACGAGACAATTACCGAAGGAGAGAGTCGAGAAGGAAGTAGAGAAGGCATCGGAGAAAAGACTCGGGAAGGAAGTGGAGAACACATCGGAGAAGAGAGTGCGGACGGAAGTGAACACGATGGTGAGCCTACGTTGAGGATAGAGGACTTCCCAGAAGAGCTTAGAAAATGGATTTGCATTACTGGAGAATGTGGTGATGACATCTCAGAGGAAAGTCAGGAAGGAAGTGGAGAAGATG GAGAAAAGCCGATACTAGAGTTTGATGCCATCACCCGGGGTAGCAGCCTCATAACCTCCCTCGTTATCACGAAGAACAGAAAAATCGTCATGGTCGACTTcgcacagaaaaaggtcaggGTCGCCTCGTTAGATGCCCCGACGAAAGTAGGGGCCGGGCTTTCCTTGGACCAAACCCCGTGGTCTCTGGCCCTACTGGACGATGGACTGGTGGCCGTATCCACGGAAGATAAGCACGTGATGTACATCGTCAATATTTCCACGCCGGAACCAACCCTGGTGTCAAGGGTGAGAACTAAACGAGCCTACCGCGGGATTGCTCCTGGTCCCGGGGACATGCTGGTGGTAAGTTCCCCAAAGGACCCTCAAAACTCCTCTCCGGCAACCGTCGACGTCATCTCACGTGACGGCCACGTGACCTGGTCGGTCTCCGATCGGAGAATGGACAAACCTTTCTTCGTCACTAGCTTCAGGGATGAGTTCTACGTGTCGGACTGGGGTAGCCACACCGTGTACATCCTGACACTACACAGTGGAAGCGTGAAGACCATGTTCAACAACCTGGATCTGTCCCACCTGGAGATGTACCAGCCGCGGGTGGTTGCCTTCGACGAGGCCGGCAACATGTACGTGGCTTCCGGTGGACGCGTCTGCGCTGAAAGCTACCACGACGATGGCTGGTGCGTGCTAGTCATCACACGAACTGGACACTGGAAGAACCTCATCAACTTCAACGGTAGCTACGACACCAAGTGGCCCTACGGGATCTCTCTGACTCCCACAGGGATCCTCGTCTCT